The Pseudomonas benzenivorans region ACTGGCCTGTACCTCCAGCGCCGCGTCGATCCGCGAGGCCGATGCCAATCTGGCACTGCAACGTTCCTTGCTCGACCAGGCCAACCTGCGGGCGCCTTTCTCCGGCACGGTGGCGCAGATCAACGGTGAGCTGGGCGAGTACGTCACGCCCTCGCCGCCGGGCATCCCGACTCCGCCTGCGGTGGACCTGATCGACGACAGCTGCCTCTATGTGGACGCACCGATCGACGAGGTGGACGCCGGTCGCGTGCGCATCGGCATGCCGGTGCGCATCAGCCTGGACGCTTTCCGCGGGCGCACCTTCGCCGGCCAGGTGAGCCGCATCGCGCCCTTCGTCCGCGAATTGGAGAAGCAGGCGCGTACCGTCGATGTCGAGGTGCGCTTCGTCCAGCTGCCGGTGGATGTGACCCTGCTGACCGGCTACAGCGCCGATGTGGAAATCCTCCTGGAGCAGAGTGCCGGTGGCCTGCGCATCCCCACCGAGACCCTGTTGGAGGGGCGCCGGGTACTGCGCTACGACCCCGCGACCGGAATGCTGCGCGAGGTGGCCCTGAATACCGGGCTGGCCAACTGGCGCTGGACCGAGGTGCTCGGCGGCCTGCAGGAGGGCGAGCGGATCCTCGCCAGCCTCGACCAGGAAGGACTCGAGGACGGTATCGCGGTGATCTCGGCGGATCAGCCGGAGTCGCGGCGATGATCCGCCTGAGCGGTCTGACCCGCCGTTTCCAGGTGGGCGAGCAACCCGTGGTCGGCCTCGACGGGCTGGAGCTGGAGGTCGCCGCCGGCGACTACCTGGCGGTGATGGGGCCGTCCGGCTCGGGCAAGTCGACCCTGCTCAACATCCTCGGCCTGCTGGATGCCCCGGACGGCGGCGAATACTGGCTCAACGGCGAGGCCACGGCGGCGCTCAGCGAGGCGCGCCGCGCCGAGTTGCGCAGCCGCTGGATAGGTTTCGTGTTCCAGTCCTACCACCTGATTCCGCGCCTGAGCGTGCTGGAGAACATCGAGTTGCCGATGCTCCTGGCCGGCATCGAGGCGAAGCCGCGCCGTCAGCGCAGCCTCCAGCTGGCCGAGCGCCTGGGCCTGGCCGAGCGCCTGGGGCATCGCCCGGGCGAGCTGTCCGGCGGCCAGCGCCAGCGGGTGGCGATCGCCCGGGCCGTGGCCATGCAGCCGCAGCTGCTGCTGGCCGATGAGCCCACCGGCAACCTCGACAGCCACGCCGGCGAAGAGGTGTTCGCCCTGCTCGAGGCGCTCAATGCCGAGGGCCTGACCCTGATCGTGGTGACCCATGATGCCCGGCACGCGGCCCGCGCGCGGCGCCAGCTGCGCCTGTGCGACGGCCGCCGGGTTCACGAGGCTCAGCGGGAGCCGGCCTGATGCGCGCCGTCGATGCCGTGCAGCTGTGGCTCGGTGCCCTGCGCGGGCATCGCTCGCGCAGCCTGATGCTGCTGCTGGCGGTGGGCATCGGCGTGCTCGCGGTGGTCCTGCTCACCGGCCTGGGCGAGGGCGCGCGGGCCTTCGTGGTCCAGGAGTTCGCCAGCCTGGGGCGCAATACCCTGATCGTCCTGCCCGGACGCAACGAGACCACCGGCGGCATGCCGCCGATCACCGGTTTGTCGCCGCGTGAGCTGACCGCCGGCGACGCCCGCGCCATCGCTCGCCTGCCTCAGGTGCGGCGGGTCGCGCCGCAGCAGGCCGGCCAGCTGCAGGTCAGTGCCGGCAATCGCAGCCGCGAGGTCCTGGTCCTGGGCACCAGCCGCGACTTCTTCGCCATTCGCCAGCTGCGGGTGGCCCAGGGCCAGGCGCTGCCGCGGCTGGCCTACGGCGAGGCCGAGGCGGTCTGCGTGATCGGTGCCGGCCTGCGCCGCGAGCTGTTCGGTTCGGCGCCGGCCCTCGGCCAGTGGCTGCGCGCCGGCGACCGGCGCCTGCGGGTGATCGGTATCCTCGCGCCGCGCGGCGAGTCCTTCGGCATGGACTTCAACGAGATGCTGATCATGCCGCTGGCCAACGCCCAGGCGCTGTTCAACCGCGAGGGCCTGCTGCGCGCGTTCGTCGAGATTCGCGGACCAAGCTTCCTGGCCAGCAGCCGCGCGCAGATCCTCGCCACCCTGCGCGCCCGTCACGGCGGCGAGGAGGATGTCACCCTGATCAGCCAGGGCAGCCTGCTTGGCGCCTTCGACGACATCCTCGCGACCCTGACCCTGGCCCTCGCCGGGGTCGCCGCCATCAGCCTGCTGGTGGCCGGCATCCTGGTCATGAACGTCACCTGGATCTCGGTCAGCCAGCGCACCGCCGAGATTGGCCTGCTCAAGGCCATAGGGGCGACGGCCGGGCAGGTGCGCCTGCTGTTTCTCGGCGAGGCGGCGTTGCTGGCCCTGGGCGGGGCCCTGGCCGGCCTGCTGCTCGGCGAGGCGCTGCTGTGGGGCGCGCGCCTGCTGCTGCAGCTGCCGCTTTACGCGCCCTGGTGGGCGCGGCTCGGGGCCTTGGCCCTGGCGCTGGCCAGTGCATTGCTGTTCGCCTGGCTACCGGCGAGTCGCGGCGCCGCCATGGCCCCGGTGGCGGCCCTGCAGCCATTGGCAGGGGGGCACTGATGCAGTTTCACGATGGCCTCAAACTGACCGGCTCGGCCCTGCTCAGCCGGCCGCTGCGCAGCCTGTTGACCCTGCTGGGCGTGGCCATCGGCATCGCCGCGGTGGCGTTGCTCACCGCCATCGGCGAGGGCTTGCGCGGTTATGTGCAGGAGAACTTCGCCCAGTTCGGCACGCGCAACCTGACCATTCGCCCGGGGCGGAGCCAGACCGCCGGCCTCGGCGGCCTGCTCGGCAGCGTGCGCCCCCTGAGCATTGCCGATGCCGATGCGCTGCGCCGCCTGCCCCATGTCGAGGCGGTGGTGCCGATCATCCAGGGGCATGGCGATGTGCAGTACGGCCGCCTCGATCGGCGCATCGGCATCCTCGGCAGCGGTCACCAGATGGCCCAGGCCTGGCGCTTCCGGCTGGCCATGGGCGAATTCCTCCCGGAGCCGCGCGACGGCCGTTCGCCGCCCTACGTGGTGCTCGGCCATACCCTGCACGAGGAGCTGTTCGGCGATGCCAATCCGCTGGGACAGCGGGTCCGGGTCGGCGGCATGCGCTTTCGGGTGATCGGGGTGATGGAGGAGAAGGGCCGTCTGCTCGGTTTCGACATCGACGACATCGCCTACATCCCGGTGGACTGGGCGCAGCGCCTGTTCAACCGCGATGGCCTGGCCAAGATCAACCTGGTGTTCAATGGCGGCACCCGTGCGGTGACGCTCGGCGAGCGGGTGCGCCGGGTGCTGATCGAGCGCCATGGGGTCGAGGACTTCAGCCTCACCACCCAGGACGACATGCTGCGCAGCCTCGACCGCATTCTCGCCATTCTTAGCCTGGCCATCGGCGCCCTCGGCGGCATCTCGCTGCTGGTCGGGGCGGTGGGCATCCTCACCATCATGACCACCACGGTGGGCGAGCGCGCCGCGGAGATCGGCCTGCTGCGCGCCATCGGCGCCACGCCGCGCCAGGTGCTGGGCCTGTTCCTCGGCGAGGCGCTGCTGCTATCGCTGCTCGGCGGTGTGCTGGGGCTGTTGCTGATGGGGATGCTGCTGGGGGGCTTGCATCTGCTGGTGCCCGGCCTGCCGCTCAGCCTGCAGCCGCTGTTCCTGTTGCTGGCATTGCTGCTGGCCGGACTGATCGGCGTACTCGCCGGCATCGCCCCGGCACGGCGGGCGGCGCGCCTGCAGCCGGTGGAGGCGCTGCACTGCGAGTAGGTTCAGCCACGTTTCGGCTGTGCCTGGGGCGGCGCAGCGAGGGCGCGGCCCGCTCGCGGCTTGGGTTCGAGCAGGGCGCGGCGAATCTTCTCGTAGTCCTCGTAGGGCAGGCCGCTGCGGCTGAGCAGTTCGAGGGAGAATTGCCTGATTTCGGCGTCGCTGTAGGGGCGCTCGTCGGCTGCCCGCGGCGTGGCGCAGCCGGCCAGGGTGAGGGCGAGCAGGGCGAGGGCAATCGGGCGTTTCATCGGGGTACCTATGGGCGGCGGTAACGGCATGCCCACAGGTTAGGGGTCGATGGGGCCGGGTAGAAATCATTCGCCCCGATAGTGGCTATCGGCGGCCTCACTCCAGCGATGGCGAGGCCGGGGTGCCGATGCGGCCGAACGGCGCATTGGGCAGGCCGGTTTCCACGGCCATCAAGGGCGAGTTGTTGACCCATACATCGTCGATCACGATGGTCTTGCCGATGTCGTCGCTGTCCGCCGCCACCAGCAGGTAGTAGGTCGCGTCTTCCGGCGCCTCGCCGTCCCAGCCGAGGCTCATCCGGCCGACGCCGGCCGAGGCCTGGCTGGCGATCACCGCGCCGTTGGCGTCCAGCAGCAGGGCCCGAGGCTTCAGGGCGAACTTGTCGATACCCAGGCAGGTGTCCTGGCACGGCGAGCTGACGCCGAGGCGATAGCGCTCGCCCTTGTTCAGGTGCAGGGCATAGACCCGGTAATTGGACAGCGAGCTGCCGTAGGCCATGGACGGCTGGCCGGTTCTGACCGGCAGGGGAATCGCCTCGGCGTTGTGGATGGCCTCCAGGGTACTGGTGACGAGGGGGGCCTTGTCCGCATCTGCCGAGTGCGGCTGGTGCGCCTGCTGGGTGCCGGCGCAGGCGCCCAGCAGCAGGCAAGCGCCCAGGGTGAAAAGCTTGTGCACGGTGAATCTCCTGTATGAACAACGTCCTTGTAAGCGTGCCGTGTCTTGCGATACGTCAGCCGGCCATTCTAGCCGTTTTTTCCGCCGCTTAATGTGACGGCGGCCTTGTGTCGCTCCATTTTTGGGATGAGCCAGGGGCATCGTCGTGGTGGACGGCTACCCTGTAAGAGACCCATTCGAGCCGGCGCGGTGCGCCCACAACCGGGAGACCCCTATGGAGAGGCACAAGAAACTCGAGACCTATGGTCGCTTCAAGCAGCAGCATCCGGACTACTTCGCCGCTGTGGAGGCGCTCGGCGCGGCGGTGCGCGAGGCCGGCCCGCTGGACGAGCGCCAAGTGCAGCTGGTGCAGCTCGGCGCAGCGGCGGCGATCCGCTCCGAGGGCGCCGTGCACAGCCATGCCCGGCGGGCACTGGAGGCGGGGGCGAGTCCGGAGCAGGTCCGTCACGCTCTGCTGGCGCTCACCAGCACCATCGGCTTTCCGACGGTGATTGCAGCCCTGAGCTGGGCCGAGGAGGTGATGGGCGGCCGAGCCCCGCAGCCTTAGTCCGCGGGGCAGGGAGGGCCTTAGCCGGCCAGGCCGACGTAGACGTTCTGCACGTCGTCGTGACCGTCGATGGCCTCGAGGAAGGCCTCGACTTCTTCCCGCTGCTCGGGCGTCAGGTTGGTCACCGGGTTCTTCGGGCGATAGCCCAGGTGCGCCGAGTTGACGGTGAAACCCTGCTCCGGCAGGGCGCGGCTGACGGCGTCCAGGTCGGTCGGGTCGGTGATGAACAGGCTGTTGTCGTCATCGGCGACATCGAAGTCCTGGGCACCGGCCTCGATCGCCGCCAGCTCCGGGTCGGCGCCGCTGTCGCTGGAGGCCTCGATCAGGCCGACGTGGTCGAAATCCCAGGCCACCGAGCCGGAGGCGCCGAGTTGGCCCTTGCGGAACAGCACGCGGATCTCGGCCACGGTGCGGTTGACGTTGTCGGTCAGGCACTCGACGATCACCGGCACCTGGTGCGGGGCGAAGCCTTCGTAGGTGGTGCGCTCGAAGTTGACGGTCTCGCCGGTCAGGCCCGCGCCTTTCTTGATCGCCCGCTCCAGGGTTTCCTTGGGCATCGAGGCTTTCTTGGCCTGGTGCACGGCCAGGCGCAGCTTGGGGTTCATGTCCGGGTCGGCGCCGTTGCGCGCGGCGATCATGATTTCTTTCACCAGCCGGCCGAAGATCTTGCCTCTGGCGTTGGCGGCGGCTTCTTTAGGTTTGGCTTTCCACTGAGCGCCCATGCGGTTCTCTCGGTCTGTGCGGTCGTAATGGCGCGCGTGCCGGCGGCGATGGCGGACAGGCAGGCGCAGGTCAGGCGCGGATTTTAGTCGCTCCGCCGGCCGCTGGCACCCCTCAAGTTTCAGGTGGCCGACGATCACCCGCTGGCGTTGAGTCTCCA contains the following coding sequences:
- a CDS encoding efflux RND transporter periplasmic adaptor subunit, with translation MRSLSIGLVVVACFLAVGWWWGRPQPMPVQLVAVERGPVETLVANTRAGTLKSCRRSHLSFNIGGQVSELLVDEGQRVEAGQVLMRLRQDDRLARVQEAEARLEAKRNAREQSCRQAKLDQRDLQRLERLAARKLLAADRLDQAETRARLAQLACTSSAASIREADANLALQRSLLDQANLRAPFSGTVAQINGELGEYVTPSPPGIPTPPAVDLIDDSCLYVDAPIDEVDAGRVRIGMPVRISLDAFRGRTFAGQVSRIAPFVRELEKQARTVDVEVRFVQLPVDVTLLTGYSADVEILLEQSAGGLRIPTETLLEGRRVLRYDPATGMLREVALNTGLANWRWTEVLGGLQEGERILASLDQEGLEDGIAVISADQPESRR
- a CDS encoding ABC transporter ATP-binding protein, with product MIRLSGLTRRFQVGEQPVVGLDGLELEVAAGDYLAVMGPSGSGKSTLLNILGLLDAPDGGEYWLNGEATAALSEARRAELRSRWIGFVFQSYHLIPRLSVLENIELPMLLAGIEAKPRRQRSLQLAERLGLAERLGHRPGELSGGQRQRVAIARAVAMQPQLLLADEPTGNLDSHAGEEVFALLEALNAEGLTLIVVTHDARHAARARRQLRLCDGRRVHEAQREPA
- a CDS encoding ABC transporter permease; translated protein: MRAVDAVQLWLGALRGHRSRSLMLLLAVGIGVLAVVLLTGLGEGARAFVVQEFASLGRNTLIVLPGRNETTGGMPPITGLSPRELTAGDARAIARLPQVRRVAPQQAGQLQVSAGNRSREVLVLGTSRDFFAIRQLRVAQGQALPRLAYGEAEAVCVIGAGLRRELFGSAPALGQWLRAGDRRLRVIGILAPRGESFGMDFNEMLIMPLANAQALFNREGLLRAFVEIRGPSFLASSRAQILATLRARHGGEEDVTLISQGSLLGAFDDILATLTLALAGVAAISLLVAGILVMNVTWISVSQRTAEIGLLKAIGATAGQVRLLFLGEAALLALGGALAGLLLGEALLWGARLLLQLPLYAPWWARLGALALALASALLFAWLPASRGAAMAPVAALQPLAGGH
- a CDS encoding ABC transporter permease; its protein translation is MQFHDGLKLTGSALLSRPLRSLLTLLGVAIGIAAVALLTAIGEGLRGYVQENFAQFGTRNLTIRPGRSQTAGLGGLLGSVRPLSIADADALRRLPHVEAVVPIIQGHGDVQYGRLDRRIGILGSGHQMAQAWRFRLAMGEFLPEPRDGRSPPYVVLGHTLHEELFGDANPLGQRVRVGGMRFRVIGVMEEKGRLLGFDIDDIAYIPVDWAQRLFNRDGLAKINLVFNGGTRAVTLGERVRRVLIERHGVEDFSLTTQDDMLRSLDRILAILSLAIGALGGISLLVGAVGILTIMTTTVGERAAEIGLLRAIGATPRQVLGLFLGEALLLSLLGGVLGLLLMGMLLGGLHLLVPGLPLSLQPLFLLLALLLAGLIGVLAGIAPARRAARLQPVEALHCE
- a CDS encoding lipoprotein, which codes for MKRPIALALLALTLAGCATPRAADERPYSDAEIRQFSLELLSRSGLPYEDYEKIRRALLEPKPRAGRALAAPPQAQPKRG
- a CDS encoding carboxymuconolactone decarboxylase family protein, whose product is MERHKKLETYGRFKQQHPDYFAAVEALGAAVREAGPLDERQVQLVQLGAAAAIRSEGAVHSHARRALEAGASPEQVRHALLALTSTIGFPTVIAALSWAEEVMGGRAPQP
- a CDS encoding YebC/PmpR family DNA-binding transcriptional regulator, with product MGAQWKAKPKEAAANARGKIFGRLVKEIMIAARNGADPDMNPKLRLAVHQAKKASMPKETLERAIKKGAGLTGETVNFERTTYEGFAPHQVPVIVECLTDNVNRTVAEIRVLFRKGQLGASGSVAWDFDHVGLIEASSDSGADPELAAIEAGAQDFDVADDDNSLFITDPTDLDAVSRALPEQGFTVNSAHLGYRPKNPVTNLTPEQREEVEAFLEAIDGHDDVQNVYVGLAG